From Saprospiraceae bacterium, one genomic window encodes:
- a CDS encoding VOC family protein produces MKLGAFSISLNVKNLQVSKQFYENLGFTAIAGKLEQNYLILKNGNALIGLFHGMFEGNMLTFNPGWDESGNAVDPFDDVRSIQKELKSKGIIPKPEVDEGTSGPGYISLIDPDGNPILIDQHR; encoded by the coding sequence ATGAAACTAGGTGCTTTTTCAATCAGTCTTAATGTCAAAAACCTGCAGGTTTCCAAACAGTTTTATGAGAATCTAGGATTCACAGCCATTGCAGGAAAACTTGAACAAAATTATCTTATTTTAAAAAATGGCAACGCTCTGATCGGACTATTCCATGGGATGTTTGAAGGAAATATGCTGACCTTTAATCCGGGTTGGGATGAGAGTGGCAATGCAGTGGACCCATTCGATGATGTCAGGTCAATCCAAAAAGAGTTAAAATCCAAAGGAATTATCCCTAAACCTGAAGTAGATGAGGGTACTTCCGGTCCTGGATATATTTCCCTGATTGACCCGGATGGCAATCCAATTCTAATTGATCAGCACCGGTGA
- a CDS encoding DUF1295 domain-containing protein, with the protein MALQEEFEKQGLWLFRYRGSLPILLLVIGTLMYVRTVLYPNHFILTGGPYETYYGYFCILVSLLGLYIRVITIGFVPKNTSGRNVAIQVADQLNTSGMYSVVRHPLYLGNFFMWLGPALMCGQLWFIIAFVLVYWLYYERIMFAEEQFLRGKFGDEYLQWSLRVPAFIPALSKYKKSNLNFSWRKVLRQEKNGLVAIFLIFGFFNVLKVYFSKNEEFNFLLIGLAVFSFILYLILKYLKKYTSLLQDKGR; encoded by the coding sequence ATGGCTTTGCAGGAAGAATTTGAAAAACAAGGTCTCTGGTTATTTAGGTACAGAGGTAGTTTACCCATCCTTTTGCTTGTAATTGGCACCCTGATGTATGTTCGTACAGTGTTATACCCCAATCACTTTATCCTCACCGGGGGACCTTATGAAACTTATTATGGATATTTTTGCATTTTGGTTAGTTTGCTTGGTTTGTATATCCGGGTGATTACCATTGGATTTGTTCCAAAAAATACCTCAGGCCGAAATGTGGCCATTCAGGTAGCGGACCAACTAAACACTTCTGGTATGTATTCTGTGGTAAGACACCCATTGTATCTTGGCAACTTTTTTATGTGGTTGGGACCGGCCCTTATGTGCGGTCAACTATGGTTTATCATCGCCTTCGTACTTGTCTATTGGCTATATTACGAAAGGATTATGTTTGCTGAAGAGCAATTTTTACGGGGTAAATTTGGCGATGAATACTTACAATGGTCGCTTAGAGTACCAGCCTTTATTCCTGCTCTCTCCAAATACAAAAAATCAAACCTCAATTTTAGTTGGCGGAAGGTCTTGAGACAGGAAAAAAACGGTTTGGTTGCGATCTTTTTAATCTTTGGATTTTTTAATGTTCTAAAAGTATATTTTTCGAAAAATGAGGAATTCAATTTTTTACTCATTGGATTGGCTGTTTTTAGTTTCATCCTTTACCTCATTTTAAAGTACTTAAAAAAATATACAAGCCTCCTTCAAGACAAGGGGCGCTAA
- a CDS encoding GlsB/YeaQ/YmgE family stress response membrane protein yields MEIIYFLIIGAISGWLAGQFWKGSGFGLLGNIVVGIIGGFLGGYIAGQTGLGGGGMLWQIIISAGGAWLLLFVISLLKK; encoded by the coding sequence ATGGAAATCATTTATTTTCTAATCATTGGGGCCATCTCAGGATGGCTTGCAGGGCAATTTTGGAAAGGATCTGGATTTGGGCTTCTAGGTAATATTGTGGTAGGAATCATTGGTGGATTCCTGGGAGGATATATCGCTGGGCAAACTGGTCTGGGCGGAGGTGGAATGTTGTGGCAAATTATCATATCTGCCGGAGGAGCCTGGCTCTTGCTGTTTGTGATCTCCTTGCTTAAAAAATAA
- a CDS encoding YIP1 family protein — protein sequence MNKKTDSILYLSCFYSPALAFNQLQRRSDSMRLGYFYMLIPSIAYTSMYIFLTIAEGAPSVFTPWLNIPKENYYAYNRFLLAPSLFLGWLSSSAIIQVLAFANQGKGSFEQTLPAVGLAISVAMWGGLIHDLPMSILSALGVIDARQHEIDMNSPTLFRTLLWICYSIYLIYFLILFTLAIRVVHQMGWIKSIWIGVVGFVLFQTIFFIFYR from the coding sequence ATGAATAAGAAAACTGATTCCATACTATATCTTAGTTGTTTCTATTCCCCTGCTCTTGCCTTTAATCAACTACAACGACGGTCCGATTCTATGCGTCTCGGTTATTTTTATATGTTGATTCCATCGATCGCTTATACTTCAATGTACATTTTTCTAACGATCGCCGAAGGTGCCCCATCTGTTTTTACTCCCTGGCTTAATATCCCAAAAGAAAATTACTATGCTTACAATCGGTTTTTGTTGGCTCCAAGTTTGTTCCTTGGCTGGTTATCAAGCTCTGCCATTATTCAAGTACTTGCCTTTGCAAATCAAGGAAAAGGAAGTTTCGAACAGACACTTCCTGCTGTAGGACTTGCCATCAGCGTGGCGATGTGGGGAGGATTGATCCACGATCTTCCCATGAGTATACTAAGTGCATTGGGTGTCATTGATGCCCGTCAGCACGAGATCGATATGAACTCACCGACCCTATTCAGAACCCTCCTTTGGATTTGTTATTCCATCTATTTAATTTATTTCCTGATCCTATTTACTTTAGCGATTCGGGTGGTACATCAAATGGGTTGGATAAAAAGTATATGGATAGGAGTTGTCGGATTTGTCCTCTTTCAAACTATTTTTTTCATCTTTTATCGCTGA
- a CDS encoding DUF1801 domain-containing protein, producing the protein MKIISEMNVPSKKRPSPYGSVKFKSVEEYHAAHPHEIQVILKELHSAIQQILPDAIELISYNMPAFKMKEILIYYAVNKNHIGLYPTPGPIIALQDELADFKTSKGAIQFPIHQALPIALIQKIVRIRLQQYFEKIEK; encoded by the coding sequence GTGAAAATTATATCCGAAATGAATGTACCTTCCAAAAAGAGACCATCACCGTATGGTTCTGTAAAATTTAAATCTGTTGAAGAATATCATGCTGCTCATCCTCACGAAATACAAGTCATTCTCAAAGAATTGCATTCTGCCATCCAACAAATTCTACCTGATGCCATAGAACTGATTAGCTACAACATGCCTGCTTTTAAAATGAAAGAAATCCTAATTTATTATGCTGTCAATAAAAACCACATCGGATTATACCCGACACCTGGCCCGATCATAGCATTACAAGATGAGCTAGCAGATTTCAAAACTTCAAAAGGCGCTATTCAGTTTCCCATTCATCAAGCTCTGCCTATTGCGCTGATTCAAAAAATAGTGAGGATAAGGCTTCAGCAATACTTTGAAAAAATAGAGAAATAA
- a CDS encoding acyl-CoA desaturase, with protein MRNTSIRFIDSQNDKTNFFSSIRKEVDEYFRSNKLSKNYNSAMVVKTIVLMALYIFPFLAILLLNPGFLISNLLWVLMGIAMAGIGMCVMHDANHGAYSKNPEVNKWLGYTLNLLGGSIFNWKLQHNVLHHTFTNIAHVDDDIADKAIIKLTPHFQPKWFHRFQFIYAFALYSIMTLYWSTFKDFLQFARYIRDGVNKNSRLNNLMVLLKIIAGKLAYFGILILLPIFIFSVPLSHVVVGFLLMHAVAGVILTVVFQLAHTVEGTAHPLPNDANEIETSWAIHQMNTTVNFAPSNRFLTWYLGGLNYQIEHHLFPNVCHVHYPAISRIVKPICKKYDVPYMETKSFFKALGSHIQALNRFSRLPSLNEAIN; from the coding sequence ATGCGAAATACAAGCATCCGTTTTATAGATAGCCAGAATGACAAAACTAATTTTTTTTCTTCCATCCGCAAGGAGGTGGATGAATATTTTCGTTCGAATAAACTGTCTAAAAATTACAACTCTGCCATGGTGGTCAAAACAATTGTCCTGATGGCACTTTATATATTTCCGTTTCTGGCCATACTTTTATTAAACCCTGGTTTTTTGATCAGCAATTTACTTTGGGTACTCATGGGTATTGCGATGGCAGGCATTGGTATGTGTGTAATGCACGATGCCAATCATGGTGCTTATTCCAAAAATCCAGAAGTCAATAAATGGTTGGGTTATACGCTTAATTTATTGGGTGGCTCTATCTTTAACTGGAAATTGCAACACAATGTTTTGCACCACACTTTTACAAATATTGCACACGTAGATGATGATATTGCGGATAAAGCGATTATAAAGCTAACACCACACTTTCAGCCAAAATGGTTTCATCGCTTCCAATTTATTTATGCTTTTGCATTGTATTCCATAATGACTTTGTATTGGTCTACCTTTAAAGATTTTTTGCAATTTGCCAGATACATTCGCGATGGTGTTAATAAAAATTCCAGATTGAATAATCTAATGGTTTTATTGAAGATTATCGCTGGCAAATTGGCTTACTTTGGCATTTTAATATTACTTCCCATTTTTATTTTTTCCGTTCCACTGAGTCATGTCGTCGTGGGATTTTTGTTGATGCATGCGGTGGCAGGTGTGATCCTAACGGTGGTTTTTCAATTGGCTCATACAGTAGAAGGTACTGCGCATCCCTTACCCAACGATGCCAATGAAATTGAAACAAGCTGGGCCATTCATCAGATGAATACAACAGTCAATTTTGCTCCCTCGAATCGATTCTTGACCTGGTATCTCGGAGGTTTGAATTATCAAATTGAACACCATCTGTTTCCAAATGTATGCCACGTTCATTATCCAGCCATTTCCAGAATCGTAAAACCAATTTGCAAAAAATATGATGTCCCGTATATGGAAACCAAAAGTTTTTTCAAAGCTCTTGGATCACATATTCAGGCCCTAAATCGATTTTCGAGGCTGCCTAGTTTAAACGAGGCAATCAACTGA
- a CDS encoding DoxX family protein, with protein sequence MNVKTKNTLGWVLTVLLTGFLAFSAFGKLTGAEEAVKGFESMKLNKSHLLLAGIIEVLGIVLFIIPRTGVIGVLLIMAYLGATVMAHLQLGLPVYINIGVALATVLIGNLRFPEIGNRLLGK encoded by the coding sequence ATGAATGTAAAAACAAAAAACACCCTCGGTTGGGTTCTTACTGTACTACTTACCGGATTTCTTGCCTTTAGCGCTTTTGGGAAACTGACCGGAGCAGAAGAGGCTGTTAAAGGATTTGAATCCATGAAACTCAACAAATCACATCTGCTTTTGGCAGGCATCATTGAGGTTTTGGGAATCGTACTTTTTATTATTCCAAGAACAGGGGTCATCGGGGTCCTTTTGATTATGGCTTATCTGGGAGCAACAGTAATGGCTCACTTACAGCTTGGACTTCCGGTGTATATCAACATTGGGGTTGCATTGGCCACAGTGTTGATCGGCAATCTCCGCTTTCCGGAAATTGGGAATCGCCTTCTGGGAAAATAA
- a CDS encoding gliding motility-associated C-terminal domain-containing protein — MFKCFILAFSFFAFFTGQAQVWIELKTPQGVDPCQGIPVEIRIVNEGNRPLQQADIQIKTSQHLSYRAGSLVSQDVVPGNIHHPEGPIFTLNFLDICESTSFQLWLEHGCALQSHNDSLEANLSWNQLQFTSGVKSFSIFSPRISIVNLGIVYDEPSQTFRKKYSIVNIGQLALEKFSLYVSGDDKMNILNSNIGTLSSNGDSLSFDQNDFSRIGNQNLFFERGESIDVIQEISLNACETDFRISHKLLIPCGGDQCEYSVNENVKLLAIAGTPRLAILQDSQIIATPCKNGEVNLRIFNTSNNGNFDLGNSVYNLFLNIGWSVLQGNQYSDPLRDNCLRITEVRMNGRLIPLTTNGFSGFGLDFRRLNTDPDGPGGLSDIDRDGFFDDLDPKDTLRISVRYSLDASCLALGCDRVVFDTRIFRIKGEFENYCKLEGALDNYISTHSYQWGRSSISGISFKGVYIDQETDTVQFSLYKNERNFLSHCTRDSAAVRIILPPVADLPVGAVILVNGKQVNYQKNANVITFSTDTANFSVVFPLRYRCDPSSGSGSIKTACTFCVGTGGPRYSVRIEADYFCGDNCYQRIPLFCGNSPNFMSVCNPNGGGQNSPGKLEVKEIKFKRITTGHTDSSKMTRINPDVDSIQHNYFFTYDTFLMYIPIQVLCNASFSNIFFRMAYSPRLYYNPNNQVDTIRDIQWISDTLKYFDAETNRWSTCRNPLGAEFYSLNTNVFYRNFVREVNLSGLFGTCLNGSLSRADSMVFVIRAVIPHSEWTSWTKTTLYADLTYNQDGCNLGNRKSATLNIFSGKPSVGGTTLRQDYLNAPDLSKVSPFLSVCGNFKIETSLDAVGTYAENPDPFPNEYRPSYLIEELKIVIPPFFEYLNNIPNYVRIKRTTPAPNLRYDTSYIQPSLRDSSGYTILEFSRFNENEDFELVQHSFYFYVKPECYVSHSDTIRVYKKFKYLRHHPDPAMHPDLYNLAKYPVNTAGVEANFAYTQKQILKDTLVSWTFDLTSKNNNSTPQRFFTYKNVWLLFENISGQIVIDSLVEYDSTGNRIKHLARTLAPGKFVYELDSLYGLRRFEMFTRFNHCLKDSLVLYSGNSCVSYPSDYDAIAGKCKDYVQRQVLHYEPEESSIRLELIAQPNDSIAQPCDSFQYEVLAYNSGLGHSFNNRFHFNAPRGLILREAWLEYPKDSFHLLPAPQFSGQGGNYFWDMNASLFPSGIPGFYKVDENYFTIHFSFDGNCDLEDGQSASFYMLSSNVCNQQQRSAVVSSDPFHFNRNQQNTEDLYDIRLSFSADQACGNQFRARCVLFSKNDIANSVKQKLYFIYAKELSFIPGSFKGIRHVDDSSSRFYYLDGLESVEVPLIGPIPLGDSAVFELELERTCIELCKTTNFQLLLNSEKTVDCAGATGGVCEQLLEVQQWAFDDIELSPKIKILDSEVRSSKWVGGQEILQVKYLLENKSPFTAKTDYQVRFYYDANLNGVLDTGDVLTYTDVLSGFLVEGMSQSWHEWVSPVPGLHSCHLIALVHPLDNPCLCTADTLLLNPALITGESQRKRICYDQDLQVGFESIPNYIYQWQQADRVDRIDQSMVWYKYPGQIAAGSSMNDTLYLMVGKSQQCFFYDTVFIEIYRLDANVSQVDQILCHGDASASIRAEGIGDANQWNFEWENRTEKTAELKNLGPGIYRVKVTDASGCAAFDSIAISEPSPIVSDLQIKSNYNGYSVSCHGAKDGAVHLEINGGTPAHTYLWSKGTGIDSITGLNAGWIKVKVLDKNNCPAEDSVLLTQPDPLILNASASPAGCGENFGGKAEAFISGGVQAYRLLWNNGDSSSQIRNLQSGKYTIEVTDANGCKTQKEVRVAQLPDPLVSANISDTTIEFGASVRLNAWTNAVKPIYEWSPSTELSCSNCPSVTIAPTQDQLIRLIVTDENGCSGEAFYQIRVTFVKDVWAPNVFSPNGDQVNDRFTIYGKPTLINIDKLQIYDRWGELVYEDYNLPPNDANYGWNGTFRDQALTPAVFVYVAHVRFVDGEIRMLYGDVTLIR; from the coding sequence ATGTTCAAGTGTTTTATTCTTGCATTCAGTTTTTTTGCGTTTTTTACCGGACAAGCTCAAGTGTGGATCGAGTTAAAGACCCCACAGGGTGTGGATCCTTGTCAAGGAATCCCTGTAGAAATCCGCATCGTCAATGAAGGCAACAGGCCTCTGCAACAAGCAGATATACAAATTAAAACGAGTCAGCACCTCAGTTACAGGGCAGGGAGTTTGGTATCTCAAGACGTGGTTCCGGGCAACATCCACCATCCGGAAGGACCTATTTTTACCTTAAATTTTCTGGATATCTGTGAATCCACCTCCTTCCAATTATGGTTGGAACATGGTTGTGCCTTGCAAAGCCACAATGACAGTTTGGAAGCTAATTTAAGTTGGAACCAGCTCCAATTTACTTCCGGAGTGAAAAGTTTCAGCATTTTCAGTCCCCGGATTTCAATTGTCAACCTCGGCATTGTGTATGATGAACCGAGTCAAACTTTTCGTAAAAAATACAGCATTGTCAACATCGGTCAGCTGGCATTGGAAAAATTTTCATTGTATGTTTCAGGCGATGATAAAATGAACATTCTCAATTCCAATATTGGGACACTGAGTAGCAATGGTGACAGCCTTAGTTTTGACCAAAATGATTTCAGCAGGATTGGAAATCAAAATTTGTTTTTTGAAAGAGGAGAAAGCATTGATGTGATTCAGGAAATCAGTCTGAATGCCTGTGAAACAGATTTCAGAATTTCACACAAACTATTGATTCCGTGTGGTGGTGATCAGTGTGAATATTCGGTGAATGAAAATGTCAAATTGCTTGCCATTGCAGGTACTCCAAGATTAGCCATCCTGCAGGACAGTCAGATTATTGCCACTCCATGTAAAAATGGAGAAGTCAATCTGAGAATTTTCAATACAAGCAACAATGGTAATTTTGATCTTGGCAACAGCGTTTACAATTTGTTTCTGAACATTGGTTGGTCCGTTCTTCAGGGAAATCAATATTCAGATCCGCTGCGGGACAATTGCCTTCGCATCACAGAGGTCAGGATGAATGGGAGATTGATTCCTCTTACCACCAATGGATTTAGTGGTTTTGGTCTTGATTTCAGAAGGCTAAACACTGACCCCGATGGTCCGGGCGGTCTGAGTGATATTGATCGGGATGGTTTTTTTGATGATTTGGATCCCAAAGACACCTTGAGGATCAGTGTCCGATATAGTCTTGATGCATCTTGTCTTGCACTGGGTTGTGATCGGGTGGTATTCGATACCAGAATTTTTAGGATAAAGGGTGAATTTGAAAACTATTGTAAGCTTGAAGGAGCCCTGGACAATTATATTTCTACGCACTCCTACCAATGGGGAAGATCCTCCATCAGCGGAATAAGTTTTAAGGGAGTGTACATCGATCAGGAGACAGATACCGTACAGTTTTCATTGTATAAAAACGAGAGAAATTTTTTAAGTCATTGCACCAGAGACAGTGCCGCGGTAAGAATCATATTGCCACCAGTGGCAGATTTACCTGTCGGAGCTGTCATTTTGGTCAATGGAAAACAGGTCAATTATCAGAAGAATGCAAATGTGATTACATTTAGCACCGATACCGCCAATTTTTCCGTTGTCTTTCCATTGCGATACCGTTGTGATCCTTCATCCGGATCAGGTAGCATCAAAACAGCCTGCACTTTTTGTGTTGGCACCGGAGGGCCCCGGTATAGCGTACGCATCGAAGCTGATTATTTTTGTGGAGACAATTGCTATCAGAGAATCCCTTTGTTTTGCGGCAATTCGCCCAATTTTATGTCTGTTTGCAATCCCAACGGAGGTGGACAAAATTCTCCGGGAAAGCTTGAAGTCAAAGAAATCAAATTTAAAAGAATCACTACAGGACATACAGATTCCAGCAAAATGACCAGAATTAATCCTGATGTTGATTCGATCCAGCACAACTACTTTTTTACCTACGATACTTTTCTGATGTACATTCCCATTCAGGTATTGTGCAATGCCAGTTTTTCCAACATCTTTTTCAGGATGGCCTATTCTCCCCGACTCTATTACAATCCAAACAATCAGGTGGACACGATTCGGGACATTCAATGGATTTCAGACACTTTAAAATATTTTGATGCGGAAACCAACCGATGGTCCACTTGCAGAAATCCTTTGGGTGCCGAATTCTACAGCCTCAATACCAATGTATTTTACCGCAATTTTGTCAGAGAAGTCAACCTGAGTGGACTCTTTGGAACATGTCTCAATGGCAGTCTCAGCAGAGCCGATTCCATGGTTTTTGTGATCCGCGCAGTCATTCCACACTCCGAATGGACTTCATGGACAAAAACTACCCTTTACGCCGATCTTACTTACAACCAGGACGGATGTAATTTGGGCAACAGGAAATCTGCCACCCTCAATATATTTTCAGGAAAACCTTCTGTGGGCGGAACCACACTGCGTCAGGATTATCTAAATGCCCCTGATCTCAGCAAAGTATCTCCTTTCCTTTCTGTCTGCGGAAATTTTAAAATTGAGACATCGCTTGATGCAGTTGGAACGTATGCAGAAAATCCGGATCCGTTTCCCAATGAATACAGACCCAGCTATTTGATTGAGGAGTTAAAAATTGTGATACCGCCATTTTTTGAATATTTGAACAATATCCCCAATTATGTTCGGATCAAGCGAACCACTCCTGCTCCCAATTTAAGATACGATACTTCCTATATCCAACCCAGCCTGAGAGACAGTTCGGGATATACCATTCTGGAGTTTTCGAGATTTAATGAGAATGAAGATTTTGAACTTGTGCAGCATTCATTCTATTTCTACGTCAAACCGGAATGTTATGTATCGCATTCTGACACCATCAGGGTTTATAAAAAATTTAAATACCTTAGACATCACCCCGATCCGGCCATGCACCCTGATTTATACAATCTCGCCAAATATCCAGTGAATACTGCAGGTGTGGAGGCCAATTTCGCTTATACCCAAAAACAAATTCTAAAAGATACATTGGTGAGCTGGACCTTTGATCTGACTTCCAAAAACAATAACTCCACACCGCAGCGATTTTTTACCTATAAGAATGTATGGTTGTTGTTTGAAAACATTTCCGGCCAAATCGTTATTGACAGTTTGGTCGAATATGATTCTACAGGCAATAGAATCAAGCATCTTGCAAGAACGTTGGCACCCGGAAAATTCGTGTATGAATTGGACAGCTTATACGGCTTGCGAAGATTCGAAATGTTTACCCGATTTAACCATTGTCTCAAAGATTCATTGGTGCTTTATTCTGGAAATTCATGTGTTTCGTATCCTTCGGACTATGATGCGATTGCAGGAAAATGCAAAGACTATGTCCAAAGACAGGTTCTGCATTACGAACCCGAGGAGTCTTCCATTCGACTTGAATTGATTGCACAACCCAATGATTCTATTGCGCAACCCTGCGATAGTTTTCAATATGAGGTGTTGGCATACAATTCCGGATTGGGGCACAGCTTCAACAATCGTTTTCATTTTAATGCTCCGCGTGGATTGATTTTACGGGAGGCATGGTTGGAATATCCCAAGGACAGTTTTCATTTATTGCCTGCACCACAGTTTTCAGGGCAAGGTGGTAATTATTTTTGGGACATGAATGCCAGTTTGTTTCCATCAGGAATTCCCGGATTTTATAAAGTGGATGAGAATTATTTCACCATCCATTTCAGCTTTGATGGGAATTGCGATTTGGAAGATGGGCAATCGGCTTCATTTTATATGCTCTCCTCCAATGTGTGCAATCAGCAACAAAGATCTGCAGTTGTGAGTTCTGATCCCTTCCATTTTAACAGAAACCAACAAAATACCGAAGATCTATATGACATCCGATTGAGCTTTTCAGCCGATCAGGCATGCGGCAACCAGTTCAGGGCCCGCTGTGTCCTTTTTTCGAAAAATGACATCGCAAACAGCGTCAAACAAAAATTGTATTTTATTTATGCCAAAGAACTGAGTTTTATTCCTGGCAGCTTCAAAGGCATCCGCCATGTGGATGACAGCTCTTCCAGATTCTATTACCTCGATGGTTTGGAATCTGTGGAGGTACCTCTTATCGGTCCAATACCTTTGGGTGACAGTGCAGTGTTTGAGCTGGAGCTTGAGCGCACCTGCATTGAGCTCTGTAAAACCACCAATTTTCAACTTTTGCTCAATTCTGAAAAAACAGTCGATTGTGCAGGAGCAACAGGCGGTGTATGCGAACAATTGTTGGAGGTACAACAATGGGCATTTGATGACATTGAATTGAGCCCAAAAATTAAAATTTTGGATTCTGAAGTTCGCTCTTCGAAATGGGTGGGTGGACAGGAAATTCTACAGGTAAAATATTTACTGGAAAATAAATCCCCCTTTACCGCAAAAACTGACTATCAGGTCCGCTTTTATTATGATGCCAATCTCAACGGTGTATTGGACACAGGAGATGTCTTGACATATACCGATGTGCTGAGTGGATTCCTTGTAGAAGGTATGTCTCAAAGCTGGCACGAATGGGTCAGTCCAGTACCAGGACTGCATTCCTGTCATTTAATAGCCTTGGTTCATCCGTTGGACAATCCATGTCTTTGTACTGCGGATACCCTCTTGTTGAATCCTGCCTTGATCACAGGTGAGAGTCAAAGAAAGAGAATCTGTTATGATCAGGATTTGCAGGTCGGTTTTGAATCGATACCCAACTATATCTACCAATGGCAACAAGCCGACCGTGTGGACAGAATCGATCAATCGATGGTTTGGTACAAATACCCCGGACAAATTGCAGCTGGCAGTTCAATGAATGATACCCTGTATTTAATGGTGGGAAAATCACAGCAGTGTTTTTTTTATGATACGGTATTTATTGAAATCTATAGGCTCGATGCAAATGTTTCACAAGTGGATCAAATTCTTTGTCATGGCGATGCATCGGCTTCAATTCGAGCGGAGGGCATTGGAGATGCAAACCAATGGAATTTTGAATGGGAAAACAGAACTGAAAAGACGGCTGAGTTAAAAAATCTGGGACCTGGAATTTATCGCGTTAAAGTTACAGATGCATCTGGATGTGCCGCTTTTGATTCCATTGCCATCAGTGAACCAAGCCCTATTGTCTCTGATTTGCAAATTAAAAGCAACTACAACGGTTATTCCGTGAGTTGCCACGGAGCAAAAGATGGAGCTGTGCATTTGGAAATAAACGGAGGTACTCCAGCACATACCTATCTATGGTCAAAAGGAACCGGCATAGATTCAATCACGGGTCTAAACGCAGGTTGGATAAAGGTGAAAGTGTTGGATAAAAACAATTGTCCGGCAGAAGATTCTGTTTTACTCACACAACCTGATCCCTTGATTTTAAATGCATCCGCAAGTCCTGCGGGCTGTGGTGAAAATTTTGGTGGCAAAGCAGAAGCATTCATTTCCGGAGGGGTTCAGGCATATCGGCTTCTTTGGAATAATGGTGACTCCAGCTCCCAAATTAGAAATCTCCAAAGCGGAAAATACACCATCGAAGTGACAGACGCAAATGGTTGCAAAACTCAAAAGGAAGTAAGGGTAGCTCAGCTTCCAGACCCTTTGGTATCCGCCAACATCAGTGATACAACCATTGAATTTGGGGCCAGCGTCCGATTAAACGCATGGACCAATGCTGTCAAACCCATTTATGAGTGGTCTCCATCGACAGAACTGTCGTGCTCCAATTGTCCTTCGGTCACGATTGCTCCTACACAAGATCAATTGATCCGCTTGATCGTCACCGATGAAAATGGTTGTAGCGGGGAGGCCTTTTATCAAATACGTGTGACTTTTGTCAAAGATGTTTGGGCTCCCAATGTATTTTCACCCAATGGTGACCAGGTCAATGATCGCTTTACCATCTACGGCAAACCTACCCTTATCAATATTGACAAATTGCAAATCTACGATCGTTGGGGCGAGCTTGTTTATGAAGATTACAACCTTCCGCCCAACGATGCCAACTATGGCTGGAATGGAACATTCAGAGATCAGGCGCTGACTCCGGCTGTCTTCGTATATGTCGCCCATGTCAGGTTTGTGGATGGTGAAATTCGCATGCTCTATGGAGATGTGACCTTGATTCGATAG
- a CDS encoding AraC family transcriptional regulator, whose product MIFQIYFPNDPLSQFIESFYFYKDHHPNHSYERYLPDGNVTLIIDLTDDPKYIYDDVLLTEKQICRNAWFSGIRNQYITIPSGKESEMFIVNFKKGKAYPFVKAPMDQWTNIVEDASYALSGDILDLRDILRETSEISKKFLLSEAFFLNQFQSKLKENPFVDFTVNRILQSPHQTTIQQISKKVGFSQKHLIKMFKEHVGLTPKAFLKVIRFQKVIREIEQKQPINWTDIALQSGYYDQAHFIQDFKLFSGFTPSQYLQMRGDYQNFVALE is encoded by the coding sequence ATGATTTTTCAAATTTATTTTCCCAATGATCCTTTAAGTCAGTTTATAGAAAGTTTCTACTTTTATAAGGATCATCATCCAAATCACTCTTACGAAAGATACCTTCCGGATGGTAATGTCACTCTGATTATTGATCTGACAGATGATCCGAAATACATTTATGACGATGTTCTTTTAACGGAAAAACAAATTTGCCGGAATGCATGGTTCTCGGGTATCAGAAACCAATACATTACGATTCCATCTGGCAAGGAGAGCGAAATGTTTATTGTCAACTTTAAGAAGGGGAAAGCTTACCCATTTGTAAAAGCTCCTATGGATCAATGGACCAACATTGTAGAAGATGCATCCTATGCACTTTCCGGAGATATTTTGGATCTTAGAGATATTCTCAGAGAAACCTCAGAGATTTCGAAAAAATTTTTATTGTCTGAAGCATTCTTTTTAAATCAATTTCAATCCAAACTTAAGGAGAATCCGTTTGTGGATTTTACTGTAAATAGAATTTTGCAATCACCCCATCAAACCACCATTCAGCAGATTTCAAAGAAAGTAGGGTTTTCTCAAAAACATCTGATCAAAATGTTTAAAGAACATGTTGGCTTGACACCCAAAGCCTTTCTAAAAGTGATTCGCTTTCAAAAGGTGATCCGGGAAATTGAGCAAAAACAGCCGATCAACTGGACGGATATCGCCCTTCAGAGCGGCTACTATGATCAGGCACATTTTATTCAGGACTTTAAATTATTTTCAGGATTCACTCCAAGCCAATATTTACAGATGCGAGGCGATTATCAAAATTTCGTAGCTTTGGAATAA